From Anopheles coluzzii chromosome 3, AcolN3, whole genome shotgun sequence, the proteins below share one genomic window:
- the LOC125907485 gene encoding uncharacterized protein LOC125907485 — protein MYLTSSHGSSHICQVRNVNKHGQPPVKIVCRIIVKFYVKTREKEKHHFIPKFGNIRPSMIEQLCVCMPTKYDAVSTTITKAGCDRDRHILNWTNTPVVVYLQANQRCHTPQNSMERKVL, from the exons ATGTATTTGACTTCGTCACATGGCAGCTCGCATATCTGTCAAGtcagaaacgtaaacaaacacggaCAACCGCCCGTAAAGATTGTGTGCAGAATAATCGTTAAATTTTATGTGAAAACTCGGGAAAAG gaaaaacatcatttcatcCCGAAATTTGGCAACATTCGTCCGAGTATGATcgagcagctgtgtgtgtgtatgccgacGAAATACGACGCCG TTTCTACAACAATCACTAAAGCCGgctgtgatcgtgatcggcacattctcaactggaccaacacaccggtcgttgtgtatcttcaagcaaaccaacgttgccatacaccacaaaatagcatggaaaggaaagtattataa